The following is a genomic window from Desulfobulbaceae bacterium.
ACATTGACAGAAATTATGAGGACGTAGGCGCTAATCTTGCCACTACCGCGTTAAAGATCCATTACGGAGTGGAAGAGCGCCGTGACATCAGAGGAGTCGTCACGGCGCAGGAAGAGGCGATGCTGAACAATGAAGGGATACAACTTCTCAAGGTGCCGGTGATCAAGGAAGAGGACGATAATCAATGAAGAGCAAACGATGCTGTGATTATCG
Proteins encoded in this region:
- a CDS encoding DUF1178 family protein → MDRNYEDVGANLATTALKIHYGVEERRDIRGVVTAQEEAMLNNEGIQLLKVPVIKEEDDNQ